GCCCGAGAAGTGTGGTCGCTGCGTCGCCAGTTGGCCGAGCGCGACTCCCTGGAAGGCCGCATCATCGGCCGCTCGCCGGCCATGCAGAACCTGCGCGAATTGATCGCCAACGTCGCCGACACCTCGGCCAACGTCTTGATCGAAGGCGAGACCGGTACCGGCAAGGAACTGGTCGCCCGTTGCCTGCATGATTTCAGCCGCCGCCACGATCACCAGTTCGTCGCCCTGAACTGCGGCGGCCTGCCGGAGAACCTGTTCGAAAGCGAGATATTCGGCCACGAAGCCAACGCCTTTACCGGCGCCGGCAAACGCCGTATCGGCAAGATCGAGCACGCTCACGAAGGCACGTTGTTCCTCGATGAAGTGGAAAGCATGCCGATCAACCTGCAGATAAAACTGCTGCGCGTGTTGCAGGAACGCACCCTGGAACGCCTGGGTTCCAACCAGAGCGTAGCGGTGGATTGCCGGGTGATCGCGGCCACCAAGTCCGACCTCGACGAGCTGAGCCGCGCCAGCCAATTTCGCAGCGACCTGTATTACCGCCTCAACGTGGTCACCCTGGAACTGCCTCCCGCTGCGCGAGCGCCGTGAAGACATCCTGCAATTGTTCGAACACTTCCTGCAGCAGTCGTCGCTACGTTTTGACCGCAGTGTGCCGGAGCTGGACAACCAGACCCTGTCGACCCTGATGAGCCACGACTGGCCGGGCAACGTACGCGAACTGCGCAACGTCGCCGAACGTTTCGCCCTTGGCCTGCCCGCCTTCAAGAAAAGCGGCGCCGGCGGCGGCAGCGGTGGCTTGGCCTTTACCGAAGCGGTGGAAGCCTTCGAACGCAACCTGCTCAGCGATGCCTTGCAACGCAGCGGCGGCAACTTGACCCAGGCGAGCCAGGAACTGGGGCTGGCCAAGACCACGCTGTTCGACAAGGTCAAGAAATACGGGTTGAGCCACTGATGGATCTGCTATTGAAGGCCGCCCTTGGCGCAGCAATGGTGTTGGTCCTGGCGGCGCTGGCCAAGACCAAGAACTACTACATCGCAGGTCTGGTGCCGCTGTTTCCGACCTTTGCGCTGATCGCCCATTACATCGTCGGCAAGGGCCGCTCGGTGGAGGATTTAAAGACCACCATCCTGTTCGGGATGTGGTCGATCATTCCGTACTTTGTGTACCTGGCGACGTTGTACGTGATGGTGGATCGGATGCGGTTGGAGGCGTCGCTGGCGGTAGCAGCAGTGGCGTGGTTGATCGCCGCTACCGTGCTGGTCAGCGTCTGGGTACGCCTGCACACCTGACCCAACTCGGTCAAAAACTGTGGGAGCTGGCTTGCCTGCGATGGCGGTATGTCTGTGCAAGATGGGTGGGCTGATACACCGCTATCGCAGGCAAGCCAGCTCCCACCTTTAGATCACCGTACGATCTTGTCGACTTGGATGCCCAGCTTTTTCAGGCGATACCAGAAGCTTCTTTCTGATATCCCGATCTTCTGCGCCGCTGCGGCCTGCACGCCATTGCTCTCCTGCAAGGCGGCCAGGATATAAGCCTTCTCCACCTCCGCCAACGCCGCATCCAGGTCCTGGGGAATGCCGGGCCCGTCGCTGAGAATCGCTGTCACATCACCCTCGCTCGGTTTGGAGGCAAACAGATACCCCGGCAGGTCGATGTCCTCGATCACCGGCGTGGCCGCGACGATCGTCGCCCGCTCCACGCAGTTTTGCAGTTCGCGAATGTTGCCCGGCCAGTGATACGCCGCCATGGCCTGCAACGCTTCCGGGCTAAAGCCGGTGATGCGTTTGCCGGCGGTAGCGCTCAAGGTCTGGGCAAAGTGCCGGGCCAACGGCGCGATGTCTTCCACGCGCTCGCGCAAGGCCGGCAGCGGGATTGGGAACACGTTGAGGCGGTAATACAGGTCTTCGCGAAACTCTTTGTTGGCCACCGCATCCAGCAGGTTCTTGTTGGTGGCGGCGATCACTCGCACATCCACCTTGCGCTCACGCGGATCGCCCACCGGCTCGATCACCCGTTCCTGCAAAGCGCGCAAGATCTTGGCCTGCAACGCCAGCGGCATATCGCCCACTTCATCGAGAAACAGCGTGCCCTTGTCAGCCTGCTGGAAACGCCCTACCCGGTCCGACACAGCTCCGGTAAACGCGCCTTTGCGATGGCCGAACATTTCGCTTTCCAGCAAGCCTTCGGGGATGGCCGCGCAGTTGACCGCCACAAAGGGCTTGTCGGCACGGCTACCGTGCTTGTGGATAGCCCGCGCGACCATTTCCTTGCCGGTGCCGCTTTCGCCGGTGAGCAGGATGGTGGCGCTGCTGTCGCGCACCGAATCCACCGCTTGCAGCACTTTGCGAAACGCCGGGCTGTCGCCCACCAGGCTGTCGAATTGCGCATGCTCGTCCAGTTCGGCGCGCAGGCGGGCGTTGTCGCGCATGATGTCGCGAAACTGCAGGGCCTTGGCCACGGTGATGTCCAGCTCGTCGATATCGAACGGTTTGGCGATGTAGTCGTAAGCGCCGTTGCGCATCGACTGCACCGCATTTTTCACCGTGCTGTACGCCGTCATCACGATCACTGGCAAGTGCGGGTAACGCACCTTGATCTCGGCCAACAATGCCGGCCCGTCCATGCCCGGCATGCGCCAGTCACTGATGACTAGGTCGATGTCTTCCTGTTCCAGTACCTTGAGCGCATGCAGGCCGTTACCGGCGGTGAACACCTGGATACCGCTCTGGCTCAGGGCTGACGACAGCAAGTCACAGAGTTTGGGCTCGTCATCGACTACCAATACGTTATGCGTCATGACCTTCCTCGTCGTCTCCGTCATCGTCACCCTGAGCCGGAATGTACAGGCTGAAGGTGGCGCCGGCATCTTTCTCACTGGCGCATTCAATGCTGCCGTCGTGACTTTCCATGATCGAATAGACTTTGGCCAGGCCCAAACCGGTGCCGGACGCCTTGGTGGTGACGAATGGCGTGAAGATGCGCTCGATCATATCCGCAGGGATGCCCTGGCCGGTGTCGGCGATGCTGATCAAGGTGTTGTCGCCCACGCTGCGAATGCCCAGGGTCAATCGCCCGCCTTCGGGCATTGCGTCGATGGCGTTGAGAATCAGGTTGAGGCAGGCCTGCTTGAGTTGCTTGGCGTCCGCGTAGATCTTCGCATCCGGCGCCTGGTCATCGACTTGTGCGTCGATGGTGTGGCTGGCGAGCTCCGGCGCGCAGAAGCCGAGGATTTCATCCACCAGCGGACGCGCCGCCTGCAACACCCGGATGGGCGGGTTGGGCTTGGCGAAGTCGAGGAACTCGGTAATCAGGTCGTTGATTCGGCTGACCTCGCTGATCACGTACTCCAGATGGCGCTTGTCGGTTTCCGCCAGGTCGGCACGCCGATGCAGCAGCTGCGTGGCGGTTTTGATGATGCCCAGCGGGTTGCGGATCTCGTGGGCCAGGCCCATGGCGACTTCACCCAGGGCGTGCAAGCGGTCGCGCCGGCGCAACTGGGCTTCAAGGTGATGCAGTTCACCCAGGCGTTCGGTCATGTGGTTGAAGGTGCTGCTCAATTGCGCCAACTCATCACCGCCGCTGACCAGCACACGGTGCTCATAATTGCCGGAAATCACCGCGTCCACGCCTTGTGACAAGTCCCGCAGCGGCTTGGTCAGGCGCCGCGACACCAACACCCCGGCTGCCAGCGACAGCGCTGAGCTGAGCAAGAAAATCAGCACGAACAGATTGCTCTGGTTCACCAGCCCCACCAGGCTGGTATGGCGCAGCAGCCCGCTGAAAATCACGCCTTGCAGCTCACCGGCGTCATTGAAGATCGGCCAGTACAGGCCGCTGTACTTGCTGGTGAATTGCTCGCTGGGTTGCTTGGTGCTACGCATCTCGGTTTCAACACTCTTCGGGATGCGCGAGGGGTGATCCACGAAGCGTTGGGTCGAAAAAATCTCCGAGAACCCTTCAGGGTTAGCCAGGTATAGACGCAGGTCGAGGGAGTGCACATCGGCCACGCTGGTGAGGAAGCTGCTGTCCAGGTAGGTCGCCACCAGCAACAGGTAGTCCTCGCCGTCACGGTTGGTCTCGAAGGTCGAGACCACCAGCCCCGTGCTCACCCCCGCTACTTGTACGGTCTGCAACACGGCGTTGCTGGTCAGGTTGATCTGCTTGACGATGTCATCGGCAGCCGTGCTGAACACCACCTTGTGGTCGCTGACGCGAATCAGCGCCACCACGTCGATGTCCGTGGCGTCGGCAATGTCGGCGGTCAGTCGATCATGCTTAGCGGCCTGTCTGGACGATGGCGGGCTGGTATAGCGCAGGAACAATTTGGCCATGCGCGCGTTGTCGTGAAGGATGTCGCCAATCTCGTCCTTGACGATCTTGGTCGACTCCTGCAGCCAGATGCGCACGTTGCTGTCGAAAATCTGCGACAGCGTGGTCGCCGCCAACTCCGCCGCAATCATCGTGGGAATTACGCTGACCAACCAGAACGCCAGCACCAGCTTACGCTGGACGCTCCAGCGCGAAATGGCAAAGGGGCGGGCTTTCTGGCGGGTCTTGGTAATCATCAGGTTTCGCTTATCGCAGCAGCCATGGCAGGGTCGGAACGGTCCGGTCGAATAAACATTTTCACTACTTTGAGCAGGCCGTTCACCAGCCGGTTACGGTGCCGGAAAACAGGCTGTTGCCCTGGAACTCGCAGCCCAGGCGCAGCTTACTGGCATACCCGGCCTGCCCGCACTCGTACAACGCAATATTGTGTTGAATACAGTAGTCGACATTGGTCAGCCAACTGCGGAAGTACAGGTTGTATTCACGGGTGAACTCAACGTCATGCCCGAAAAACTTGTCCACCAGCCGGTGCTCGTCCACCAGGATCAGG
The Pseudomonas poae DNA segment above includes these coding regions:
- a CDS encoding GlpM family protein; protein product: MDLLLKAALGAAMVLVLAALAKTKNYYIAGLVPLFPTFALIAHYIVGKGRSVEDLKTTILFGMWSIIPYFVYLATLYVMVDRMRLEASLAVAAVAWLIAATVLVSVWVRLHT
- a CDS encoding HAMP domain-containing sensor histidine kinase; this translates as MITKTRQKARPFAISRWSVQRKLVLAFWLVSVIPTMIAAELAATTLSQIFDSNVRIWLQESTKIVKDEIGDILHDNARMAKLFLRYTSPPSSRQAAKHDRLTADIADATDIDVVALIRVSDHKVVFSTAADDIVKQINLTSNAVLQTVQVAGVSTGLVVSTFETNRDGEDYLLLVATYLDSSFLTSVADVHSLDLRLYLANPEGFSEIFSTQRFVDHPSRIPKSVETEMRSTKQPSEQFTSKYSGLYWPIFNDAGELQGVIFSGLLRHTSLVGLVNQSNLFVLIFLLSSALSLAAGVLVSRRLTKPLRDLSQGVDAVISGNYEHRVLVSGGDELAQLSSTFNHMTERLGELHHLEAQLRRRDRLHALGEVAMGLAHEIRNPLGIIKTATQLLHRRADLAETDKRHLEYVISEVSRINDLITEFLDFAKPNPPIRVLQAARPLVDEILGFCAPELASHTIDAQVDDQAPDAKIYADAKQLKQACLNLILNAIDAMPEGGRLTLGIRSVGDNTLISIADTGQGIPADMIERIFTPFVTTKASGTGLGLAKVYSIMESHDGSIECASEKDAGATFSLYIPAQGDDDGDDEEGHDA
- a CDS encoding sigma-54-dependent Fis family transcriptional regulator; translated protein: MTHNVLVVDDEPKLCDLLSSALSQSGIQVFTAGNGLHALKVLEQEDIDLVISDWRMPGMDGPALLAEIKVRYPHLPVIVMTAYSTVKNAVQSMRNGAYDYIAKPFDIDELDITVAKALQFRDIMRDNARLRAELDEHAQFDSLVGDSPAFRKVLQAVDSVRDSSATILLTGESGTGKEMVARAIHKHGSRADKPFVAVNCAAIPEGLLESEMFGHRKGAFTGAVSDRVGRFQQADKGTLFLDEVGDMPLALQAKILRALQERVIEPVGDPRERKVDVRVIAATNKNLLDAVANKEFREDLYYRLNVFPIPLPALRERVEDIAPLARHFAQTLSATAGKRITGFSPEALQAMAAYHWPGNIRELQNCVERATIVAATPVIEDIDLPGYLFASKPSEGDVTAILSDGPGIPQDLDAALAEVEKAYILAALQESNGVQAAAAQKIGISERSFWYRLKKLGIQVDKIVR